One genomic segment of Blastopirellula marina includes these proteins:
- a CDS encoding cytochrome c peroxidase — protein MNFRRLIYLGIALGVICVPVLAVPAPPLTADYRSPVDLVLLNNDAWLVVANQTSNSISLIETESGKVLDELPCSEHPTAIAACLDGQHLLVSCTYSGQVSLIQIEGDKMREMHSIDVGFEPTGLAVSPDGQTAYVGLVATGEVAQLDLKRAKVARKIPVGAWPRYLAVSPNGDRLAVGCSGESKIVVVDLIKGEVDFSSKLSGGINIGHMQCSADGKYVYFPWMIYRSNPINRDNIRRGWVLGSRIGRVPLDKQEYREAITLDVPGMAVADPHGIVMNSSNSRIVVSASGSHDLLIYRQAGLPWESVGGPGDLIDPKLMQDRDLFQRLDLGGRPMGLAMAKDDRTVYVADYLRDVIHVVDIEDRLVVRHIPLGKRPGPSQVRHGEELFYDARRSLDQWYSCHTCHYNGGVNSKAMDTWNDGSALTMKTVLPLENLDKTGPWTWHGWQEDLHDAMHKSFTTTMQGRPASPREADALLAYLRTDRTPPNPFREKDGSLSAAANRGQKVFESENANCASCHSGRYYTDGKIHDVGLGSEEDEYEGYNTPSLTGSYRKVRFLHDGRAGSLEEVLMDYHSPEEVSGTRPLTESELSDLISYLKSL, from the coding sequence TCCCGTCGATCTGGTTTTGCTGAACAACGACGCCTGGCTGGTCGTTGCGAATCAAACGTCTAACAGCATTAGCCTGATCGAAACGGAAAGCGGCAAAGTTCTTGACGAGCTCCCTTGTAGCGAACATCCGACGGCCATCGCGGCCTGCCTGGATGGACAACACCTATTGGTCAGCTGCACTTACAGCGGCCAAGTCTCACTCATTCAGATTGAGGGAGACAAAATGCGCGAAATGCACTCGATCGATGTCGGCTTCGAGCCAACAGGGCTAGCCGTATCCCCCGATGGCCAAACCGCTTACGTAGGACTTGTCGCGACCGGCGAAGTCGCTCAACTTGACTTGAAAAGAGCGAAAGTCGCCCGCAAGATCCCGGTGGGGGCCTGGCCCCGCTATCTTGCGGTATCCCCTAACGGCGATCGTCTTGCCGTCGGCTGCAGTGGTGAAAGCAAGATCGTCGTAGTCGATTTGATCAAGGGAGAGGTCGATTTCTCCTCGAAGCTTTCTGGTGGGATCAATATTGGGCACATGCAATGTTCGGCGGATGGGAAATATGTCTACTTCCCGTGGATGATTTACCGCAGTAACCCGATCAATCGAGACAACATCCGTCGCGGCTGGGTGCTTGGCAGCCGCATTGGGCGTGTTCCTCTCGACAAGCAGGAATACAGAGAAGCGATCACGCTGGACGTACCTGGCATGGCAGTCGCCGATCCTCATGGAATCGTGATGAATAGCTCCAACAGCCGAATAGTTGTTTCCGCATCCGGCTCGCACGACCTTTTAATCTATCGCCAAGCTGGCTTGCCTTGGGAAAGCGTTGGCGGCCCAGGCGATCTGATCGACCCGAAACTAATGCAAGATCGCGACCTCTTCCAGCGACTCGACCTTGGAGGCCGTCCGATGGGGCTCGCCATGGCGAAAGATGACCGCACGGTCTATGTTGCCGACTATCTGCGAGATGTGATTCACGTTGTCGATATCGAAGATCGCCTCGTCGTTCGTCATATCCCTCTCGGCAAGCGGCCCGGGCCTTCTCAGGTTCGCCACGGTGAAGAACTGTTCTACGATGCCCGGCGAAGTCTCGACCAGTGGTACAGCTGCCACACGTGCCATTACAACGGTGGCGTGAACTCCAAAGCCATGGATACCTGGAACGATGGCTCAGCCCTAACCATGAAAACCGTGCTCCCTCTGGAGAACCTCGACAAGACCGGTCCCTGGACCTGGCACGGCTGGCAAGAAGATCTGCATGATGCGATGCACAAGTCATTTACGACGACCATGCAAGGACGACCTGCTAGTCCCAGAGAAGCCGACGCTTTACTAGCCTACCTGAGGACTGATCGCACTCCACCCAATCCGTTTCGCGAAAAAGACGGCTCACTAAGCGCGGCAGCAAACCGTGGCCAGAAAGTCTTTGAAAGCGAGAACGCCAACTGCGCTAGCTGCCACAGCGGTCGGTACTACACCGACGGGAAAATCCACGACGTAGGCCTTGGTTCGGAAGAAGATGAATACGAAGGCTACAACACGCCCAGCTTAACTGGTAGCTATCGTAAAGTCCGCTTTCTCCATGACGGTCGAGCGGGCAGCCTGGAAGAAGTGCTGATGGACTATCACTCGCCAGAAGAGGTCTCCGGCACGCGTCCCCTGACTGAAAGTGAACTTTCCGATCTGATTTCGTATTTGAAATCGCTATAG